One stretch of Akkermansia sp. RCC_12PD DNA includes these proteins:
- a CDS encoding tyrosine-type recombinase/integrase produces MDHAALTILRKTGLDVVEAAQLAHELLQASRGRGGRRKRARECIRLGEEALIARRKTVAFKRAVDEAMEARHDRRKRTRDDFRYISRRLLRCCPEMARRPVCFITAQECRAWLEKSFGTLRQRHKARLVLSGVFGTAVKRGWCRENPVTYVDLPRLKEISIPVLSLEEVHRLLTAAEECASGACLAAIGLMLYSGIRPEEVKRLDWTQINLREGMVSLRARHSKTGGARIVTIRPVLKNLLKRAAAMGFGAGSVCPRNWSAKWREVRRLAGWDGKEKKWPADILRHTFASYFARHFKNLHVLQLEMGHASSDLLRTRYLNMEGITEVTAAIFWGELPRGFFPHKKWPSLNRGGHIWAGCAVRQIKS; encoded by the coding sequence ATGGACCATGCGGCACTGACTATTTTAAGAAAAACAGGTCTGGACGTAGTGGAGGCCGCCCAGCTGGCGCATGAATTGCTACAGGCCAGCAGGGGGCGCGGCGGACGGCGGAAGAGAGCGAGGGAATGCATCCGGCTGGGAGAAGAGGCTTTAATTGCCAGAAGAAAAACAGTGGCGTTCAAGAGAGCCGTGGATGAGGCCATGGAGGCGCGGCATGACCGGAGGAAAAGAACCCGGGATGATTTCCGCTATATCAGCCGGCGTCTGTTAAGGTGCTGTCCGGAAATGGCCCGGAGACCCGTATGTTTTATCACGGCTCAGGAATGCCGGGCCTGGCTGGAAAAATCATTTGGCACCCTCAGACAGAGACATAAGGCCCGGTTGGTGCTTAGCGGTGTTTTCGGAACAGCCGTAAAACGCGGCTGGTGCCGGGAAAACCCGGTGACGTATGTAGATCTTCCGAGGCTGAAGGAAATTTCCATTCCCGTGCTGTCCCTGGAAGAAGTGCACCGGCTGCTGACGGCGGCGGAGGAATGTGCCAGCGGAGCGTGCCTGGCCGCGATTGGTCTTATGCTGTATTCCGGCATTCGTCCGGAGGAGGTGAAGCGCCTGGATTGGACGCAGATTAATTTACGGGAGGGCATGGTTTCCTTAAGGGCGCGGCACAGCAAGACAGGCGGAGCTCGCATCGTAACGATTCGGCCGGTTTTAAAAAACTTGCTGAAAAGAGCAGCGGCCATGGGATTCGGGGCAGGAAGCGTGTGTCCGCGTAACTGGTCGGCGAAGTGGAGGGAGGTGAGGCGTCTGGCCGGATGGGACGGGAAGGAGAAGAAGTGGCCTGCGGATATTTTAAGGCATACGTTCGCCAGCTACTTTGCAAGGCATTTCAAGAATTTGCATGTATTGCAGCTGGAAATGGGGCATGCTTCTTCCGATTTGCTAAGGACCAGGTATTTGAATATGGAAGGCATTACGGAAGTGACAGCCGCTATTTTTTGGGGGGAACTGCCGCGTGGGTTTTTCCCCCATAAAAAATGGCCGTCCCTGAATAGAGGCGGCCATATATGGGCGGGATGTGCCGTTCGGCAGATTAAAAGTTAG
- the rnc gene encoding ribonuclease III, whose amino-acid sequence MNHTALEDKLGYRFKNPDLLRQALTHPSTDSKPETRRTYERLEFLGDAILQLAVTQYLYRHMPQAPEGVLTQLRARTVSRANLGKYGFILELDKYITLGKGEEKAGGRSKNSIIANTFESVFGAMSLDSDYETAKAIALRVLHDALHSAASHPKEINPKGELQAILQDILPETPSYETEEKGPRDSADRFESRVFWHGHTVGAGRGSSKRKAEVAAAADALARREWLRITL is encoded by the coding sequence AAGCTGGGTTACCGTTTCAAGAACCCGGACCTGCTCAGACAGGCCCTGACCCACCCCAGCACGGACAGCAAGCCGGAAACGCGCCGGACATATGAACGGCTGGAATTCCTGGGAGATGCCATTTTACAGCTCGCTGTTACCCAGTACCTTTACCGCCACATGCCCCAGGCTCCGGAGGGAGTGCTGACCCAACTGCGCGCCCGCACCGTCAGCCGCGCCAACCTGGGCAAATACGGATTTATCCTGGAACTGGACAAATACATCACTTTGGGCAAGGGAGAGGAAAAAGCGGGCGGCAGAAGCAAAAACTCCATCATCGCCAACACGTTTGAATCCGTCTTCGGGGCCATGTCCCTGGATTCCGATTATGAAACGGCCAAGGCCATAGCCCTGCGCGTTCTGCACGACGCCCTGCACTCCGCCGCCAGCCATCCCAAGGAAATCAACCCGAAAGGGGAGCTCCAAGCCATCCTTCAGGACATCCTGCCGGAAACGCCCTCCTATGAAACGGAGGAAAAGGGCCCCAGGGATTCCGCTGACCGTTTTGAATCACGGGTGTTCTGGCACGGCCATACGGTCGGCGCCGGGCGCGGCTCCAGCAAAAGGAAGGCGGAAGTAGCGGCCGCAGCGGATGCCCTGGCGCGCCGGGAATGGCTCCGCATCACCTTGTAA
- a CDS encoding autotransporter outer membrane beta-barrel domain-containing protein: protein MGDISFLSNSSASSQTAPDSDNYGAGGAIDSKRGNINFTKNHGNITFSANSVTQGATYNFSGGAIRTISGNISFTKNQGNIIFSENSVCGGEFNGIITTQFGAVSFTDNSGSIIFKNNKGRAIYSYSGESISFARNQRDIIFSGNTGTAICSSCGITTFTGNLGDITFSDNSAASGGAIDGNTTFTGNLGDITFSGNSAASGGVITGNTTFTENQRNISFSGNSATSGGAIDGNTTFTGNLGDITFSGNSAASGGVITGNTTFTENQRNISFSGNSATSGGAIDGNTTFTGNLGDITFSGNSAASGGVITGNTTFTENQRNISFSGNSAASGGIIDGSTTFTENQGDITFSDNSAASGVITGDTTFITNNKGDVTFSGNSAISGGAINFSQKLSIANNKSVIFQGNSAKDLGGAIYSHNRSYLSIVNNETVEFRRNYVKQYDKEGILTGAVLNSIALEDSGTRTLELSTGADGGTITFYDPVKASNTMFSLNLYEDSEGNSVTGNGAIVFSGLHAEDDLKQIFQTLGLDTTGEAFRSSLTESLSSSITYGSTVILHGGSLNVADRAILNILKKKNFNSNYLAKADSTTELSNNGVLNIEGSATFECDGNSYAYLNITGGSTMKTSGDFTSSGYTKLHEGTLDIGGNTVVKDGGRIEFQSGSSFTAGGKYTVRESSAVEFTGSGTALTAQQIVFEQGSYLNHYRGTGSTLKAQSVTMTGAELRLRPQNDGYALTVDANLDLTDSTIWLSPENSGSIPSYGTNGIDVTGILSVSGSTTINLNSEYASLNDEKNAGLTLFRLNGETAGSNFTGNISDWTLQSWTETYDAGTQTWINTFNPLENAELATTILSGGKWGVILKLEEGSTPTPGEDDIYVDTGEEKSITDLGKRVYLQGGTLDATGIPQNTPLTNQIIVEGTDGLLVMNEDQSLILTGNLTGKKGIGYDIDGTAGNSSGGVAIGSSNGSLNSSAVDLSGERYNIASLNVRSGLADIKETASLGHENTVITVGSSRNSGETNASLINNGAIQGSSLTVNSDGSVTNNKALNVANINLNSQSALANTGDLTAEQITVAKDALLNNSGSLEGNVTLQGWMSNSGQTTGMVLVQNGGILSGGGSFESVTVRQGGRLNIQGAANFNGLTFEEGSGMAFSVNGTRPFSTGMNATDTYFHATVGTLSLAGTPSIEVHVGSGLIAAGSEFFTLNLLQATEITGDAALEQQLHLTGETGLLENGGVLAWNPETGLLTFSGKLNIAAASGLAGHDAALLADTLWSSVSSVASFARTASAQGKMAGNRSSRLWGAGLGYFTSMSSMDSLSGFSYQGGGYAVGTDVALGKDAVAGAAFGQMFGTHKSSDSMLSDKQRSFMFALYGNVRKELARGHELNLSGYFSYGSIDHAARTHVGGSRQTPGRARWDDNVYAFGLLADWDIKISNTFTVSPYTGITYMYGTQGPIEETFDGGSRSFGNGGLQSWSIPVGVSLKSVCGLGNGQALLPELSVAYVGDIARRNPYTRTWTAGQSVTGRGHTPGRHALMTRAGLDWQINRNWQAGAYYTLEVRSGQTNQSVNLNASYSF, encoded by the coding sequence TTGGGCGATATCTCCTTCTTAAGTAACTCAAGCGCCTCTAGCCAAACTGCTCCCGACAGCGACAATTACGGAGCGGGTGGAGCTATTGACTCCAAAAGAGGCAATATAAATTTTACGAAAAACCATGGCAATATCACCTTTTCCGCCAACTCGGTCACTCAGGGCGCTACTTATAACTTCAGCGGAGGAGCCATTCGAACCATATCTGGCAATATAAGCTTCACAAAAAACCAAGGCAATATCATCTTCTCAGAAAACAGCGTTTGTGGTGGCGAATTTAATGGAATCATTACGACCCAGTTTGGAGCCGTAAGCTTCACAGACAATTCTGGCAGCATTATCTTTAAAAACAACAAAGGTAGAGCAATTTATAGCTATTCCGGCGAAAGCATAAGCTTTGCTAGAAATCAAAGAGATATCATTTTTTCAGGCAACACAGGAACTGCCATTTGCTCTTCCTGCGGCATAACCACCTTCACGGGGAACCTGGGTGATATCACCTTCTCCGACAACTCTGCCGCCTCAGGAGGGGCCATTGACGGCAACACAACCTTCACGGGGAACCTGGGCGATATCACCTTCTCCGGCAACTCTGCCGCTTCAGGAGGAGTCATTACCGGCAACACAACCTTCACGGAAAACCAGCGCAACATCTCCTTCTCCGGCAACTCTGCCACCTCAGGAGGGGCCATTGACGGCAACACAACCTTCACGGGGAACCTGGGCGATATCACCTTCTCCGGCAACTCTGCCGCTTCAGGAGGAGTCATTACCGGCAACACAACCTTCACGGAAAACCAGCGCAACATCTCCTTCTCCGGCAACTCTGCCACCTCAGGAGGGGCCATTGACGGCAACACAACCTTCACGGGGAACCTGGGCGATATCACCTTCTCCGGCAACTCTGCCGCTTCAGGAGGAGTCATTACCGGCAACACAACCTTCACGGAAAACCAGCGCAACATCTCCTTCTCCGGCAACTCTGCCGCTTCAGGAGGAATCATTGACGGCAGCACAACCTTCACGGAAAACCAGGGAGACATTACCTTCTCCGACAACTCTGCCGCTTCAGGAGTTATTACCGGCGACACAACCTTTATCACGAATAATAAGGGAGACGTTACCTTCTCCGGCAACTCTGCCATCTCGGGAGGAGCCATTAATTTCTCTCAAAAACTGAGTATTGCCAATAACAAATCCGTTATTTTTCAAGGCAACTCAGCCAAAGACCTTGGAGGCGCCATCTATAGCCATAACAGAAGTTATCTCTCCATTGTCAACAATGAGACTGTTGAATTCCGGAGGAACTACGTCAAGCAATATGATAAAGAAGGAATACTGACCGGGGCGGTGCTCAACAGCATAGCTCTCGAAGATAGCGGAACTCGGACACTTGAACTTTCCACCGGCGCAGACGGCGGAACCATCACCTTCTACGATCCCGTCAAAGCCTCCAATACTATGTTCTCTCTGAATCTTTATGAAGACAGTGAAGGCAATTCCGTGACGGGAAACGGAGCCATTGTGTTCTCCGGCCTTCATGCAGAAGACGACCTGAAGCAAATTTTCCAAACGCTGGGACTGGACACCACCGGGGAAGCCTTCCGAAGCTCCCTGACAGAATCCCTGAGCTCCTCCATAACATACGGAAGCACTGTCATTCTGCATGGAGGTTCCTTAAACGTCGCCGATAGAGCCATTTTAAATATATTAAAAAAGAAAAATTTTAACTCTAATTATCTAGCCAAGGCAGATTCCACCACGGAGCTTTCCAATAACGGGGTTCTGAATATTGAGGGATCCGCCACGTTTGAATGTGACGGCAATTCCTACGCCTACCTAAACATTACCGGAGGCTCCACCATGAAGACGAGCGGGGATTTCACCTCCTCCGGCTACACCAAACTCCACGAGGGAACGCTGGATATTGGCGGAAACACTGTCGTGAAAGACGGAGGCAGGATCGAATTCCAAAGCGGCTCCTCCTTCACGGCAGGAGGCAAGTATACTGTCCGGGAAAGTTCTGCCGTTGAATTTACAGGATCGGGCACGGCATTAACGGCGCAGCAGATCGTATTTGAACAAGGCTCCTATCTGAATCACTACCGAGGAACGGGGTCGACTCTGAAGGCGCAATCCGTCACCATGACGGGAGCGGAGCTGCGGCTCAGGCCCCAGAATGACGGTTACGCATTAACCGTTGATGCGAATCTGGACCTGACGGACAGCACCATCTGGCTCTCCCCGGAAAACTCCGGCAGTATTCCTTCCTATGGCACCAACGGAATCGATGTCACAGGAATACTTTCCGTTTCCGGTTCCACCACCATCAACCTGAACAGCGAATATGCCAGCCTGAACGATGAAAAAAACGCAGGCCTGACGCTTTTCCGACTCAACGGAGAAACTGCCGGAAGCAACTTTACCGGCAATATCTCCGACTGGACGCTCCAGAGCTGGACGGAAACTTATGATGCCGGCACGCAAACCTGGATAAATACCTTCAACCCGCTGGAAAACGCGGAACTGGCAACCACGATCCTGTCTGGGGGGAAATGGGGGGTCATCCTTAAACTGGAAGAAGGGTCAACACCCACGCCCGGTGAAGACGATATTTATGTAGATACCGGAGAAGAAAAATCCATTACTGACCTGGGCAAACGCGTCTATCTGCAGGGCGGTACCCTGGACGCGACCGGCATTCCCCAGAACACGCCGCTCACCAACCAGATCATTGTAGAAGGCACAGACGGCCTGCTGGTCATGAATGAAGACCAAAGCCTGATCCTGACGGGCAATCTGACGGGCAAGAAAGGGATCGGCTACGACATTGACGGAACCGCCGGCAACAGCTCCGGCGGCGTCGCCATCGGCAGCAGTAACGGCTCCCTGAACAGTAGCGCCGTTGACCTGAGTGGGGAAAGGTACAACATCGCCTCCCTGAATGTCCGCAGCGGCCTGGCCGACATCAAAGAAACAGCCTCTCTGGGTCACGAAAACACAGTCATTACCGTCGGTTCCTCCCGCAACAGCGGAGAAACCAATGCCTCCCTCATCAATAACGGCGCCATTCAGGGCAGTTCCCTTACCGTGAACTCCGACGGATCCGTGACCAACAACAAGGCATTGAATGTTGCGAACATCAACCTGAACAGCCAGTCCGCCCTGGCCAACACGGGGGATTTGACGGCTGAACAAATCACCGTGGCGAAAGACGCGCTGTTGAACAACAGCGGCTCTCTGGAAGGCAACGTTACCCTCCAGGGCTGGATGAGCAACAGCGGCCAGACTACCGGCATGGTTCTGGTGCAGAATGGCGGCATCCTTTCCGGCGGCGGCTCTTTTGAGTCCGTCACCGTCCGGCAGGGGGGGCGTTTGAATATTCAGGGGGCGGCCAACTTCAATGGCCTGACATTTGAAGAAGGCTCCGGAATGGCGTTTTCCGTCAACGGCACAAGACCGTTCAGCACCGGGATGAATGCGACAGACACCTATTTCCACGCAACCGTGGGAACCCTGTCGCTCGCTGGAACGCCGTCCATTGAGGTACACGTCGGCTCCGGCCTGATTGCCGCAGGTTCCGAGTTCTTCACACTGAACCTGCTCCAGGCGACTGAAATCACCGGAGACGCCGCGCTGGAACAACAGCTCCATCTTACCGGAGAAACCGGCCTGCTGGAAAACGGCGGAGTTCTGGCCTGGAACCCGGAAACAGGGCTTCTCACTTTCTCCGGCAAGCTGAACATTGCTGCCGCCTCCGGCCTGGCAGGCCATGACGCCGCGCTGTTGGCAGACACCCTCTGGAGCAGCGTCTCTTCCGTCGCTTCCTTCGCACGTACGGCAAGCGCGCAAGGCAAGATGGCAGGGAACAGATCCTCCCGCCTGTGGGGAGCCGGCCTGGGGTACTTCACTTCCATGTCCTCCATGGACTCCCTGAGCGGATTTTCCTATCAAGGCGGTGGCTATGCCGTCGGCACGGATGTAGCTCTCGGAAAGGATGCCGTGGCAGGAGCCGCATTCGGCCAGATGTTCGGGACCCACAAGAGTTCCGACTCCATGCTCTCCGACAAACAGAGGTCATTCATGTTCGCCCTGTACGGCAACGTCCGCAAGGAACTAGCCCGCGGGCATGAGCTGAATCTCTCTGGTTACTTCTCCTACGGCAGCATTGACCACGCCGCCAGAACGCACGTGGGCGGTTCCCGGCAAACACCCGGACGGGCCCGCTGGGATGACAATGTTTACGCCTTCGGCCTGCTGGCCGACTGGGACATCAAGATCAGCAATACCTTCACCGTGTCCCCCTACACCGGGATCACCTACATGTACGGAACCCAGGGCCCCATTGAAGAAACCTTTGACGGCGGCAGCCGCTCCTTCGGGAATGGGGGTCTGCAGTCATGGAGCATTCCCGTGGGTGTCAGCCTCAAATCCGTCTGCGGTCTGGGCAATGGCCAGGCCCTTCTGCCGGAACTGAGCGTAGCCTACGTAGGGGACATCGCTCGCAGAAACCCGTACACCCGCACCTGGACAGCCGGGCAATCCGTAACCGGGCGGGGACATACCCCCGGCAGGCACGCCCTGATGACACGTGCCGGCCTGGACTGGCAAATCAACAGGAACTGGCAGGCAGGCGCTTATTACACGCTTGAAGTCCGCAGCGGACAAACCAACCAAAGCGTCAACCTCAACGCCTCCTACAGTTTCTAA
- a CDS encoding porin yields MKTYTLPVIGIMTLGASAFANTTPSKASTGNALLARDSFSTCQWLGDRFKWFNAERDHKNPYIQEFNVSLRMQYGLDWIDPNGEGRVMGEKEGNGRRFNDEWRRFRAGFNMKFLKNFKLNNVWNIGGMDGLESYNAAENRWDTSDLTYSLYELNLEYKGGPITYAIGKMKPRITGEYRTSSSAILTIERSMLVNQLRSETNYGFQMNNSDKKDKIGWAAGIWLNGNGGTGTGSFNNRIEPAFNSQDNCFVTGTLSYDTSNDVFLKKSRLWLDYAHNFTKWGDDAQNKAYDSLHDYSFKSKYQGTGAKDVVALTWEGSQGNFSLMTEVMAGFNVIGMKAGAENVFGVTIMPSYKFTPHWEGVVRYQMAAGSNAVKWEKRYTQNSTYSGTSDCMQALYLGVNYYIFECNPNMAKIMAGVEYAHSNGTDASKQKGFTGWSYNIAFRTNF; encoded by the coding sequence ATGAAGACCTATACTCTCCCCGTCATCGGCATCATGACTCTCGGAGCCTCCGCCTTTGCCAACACAACTCCGTCCAAGGCCTCCACCGGGAACGCCTTGCTGGCCCGCGACAGCTTCTCCACCTGCCAGTGGCTCGGCGACCGCTTCAAATGGTTTAATGCGGAACGGGATCACAAGAATCCCTACATTCAGGAATTCAACGTCTCACTGCGCATGCAGTACGGCCTGGACTGGATCGACCCGAACGGAGAGGGGCGCGTGATGGGTGAAAAGGAAGGCAACGGCCGCCGCTTCAATGACGAATGGCGCCGCTTCCGCGCCGGCTTCAACATGAAGTTCCTGAAAAACTTCAAGCTCAACAACGTATGGAACATTGGCGGCATGGACGGTCTTGAAAGCTATAATGCGGCAGAAAACCGCTGGGACACCTCCGACCTGACCTATTCCCTCTATGAACTGAATCTGGAGTACAAGGGCGGTCCCATCACCTATGCTATCGGCAAAATGAAGCCGCGCATCACCGGTGAATACCGCACCTCCTCCTCCGCCATCCTGACCATTGAACGCTCCATGCTGGTCAACCAGCTCCGTTCGGAAACCAACTACGGTTTCCAGATGAACAACTCCGACAAGAAAGACAAGATCGGCTGGGCGGCAGGCATCTGGCTGAACGGCAACGGCGGCACCGGAACGGGCAGCTTCAACAACCGCATTGAACCCGCTTTCAATTCCCAGGACAACTGCTTCGTTACCGGCACCCTGAGCTACGACACCTCCAATGACGTGTTCCTCAAGAAAAGCCGCCTGTGGCTGGACTACGCCCACAACTTCACCAAGTGGGGCGACGACGCCCAGAACAAGGCATACGACAGCCTGCATGATTACAGCTTCAAATCCAAGTACCAAGGCACGGGCGCCAAGGACGTGGTGGCACTGACCTGGGAAGGCTCCCAGGGGAACTTTTCCTTAATGACGGAAGTCATGGCCGGCTTCAATGTCATCGGCATGAAAGCCGGCGCTGAAAACGTCTTCGGCGTGACCATCATGCCGTCCTACAAGTTCACCCCCCACTGGGAAGGTGTGGTCCGCTACCAAATGGCGGCAGGCAGCAATGCCGTGAAGTGGGAAAAGCGCTACACGCAGAACTCCACCTATTCCGGCACTTCCGACTGCATGCAGGCTCTGTACCTGGGCGTGAACTACTACATCTTCGAATGTAACCCGAACATGGCCAAGATCATGGCGGGCGTTGAATATGCCCATTCCAACGGTACGGACGCCAGCAAGCAGAAGGGCTTCACCGGCTGGAGCTACAACATCGCCTTCCGCACTAACTTTTAA
- a CDS encoding TRL domain-containing protein: MKKLLILLSSSALLCSCGGLSERPTGLVYASVADPIAATNSSGSRTGVATATSYLGLVAVGDSSISAAKAQGGISTVSSVDVKRENILGVVSKYTTTVKGN, from the coding sequence ATGAAAAAACTCCTCATCCTGCTCTCATCCTCCGCCCTGCTCTGCAGCTGCGGCGGCCTCTCGGAGCGCCCCACGGGGCTGGTATATGCCAGCGTAGCAGATCCCATCGCCGCTACCAATTCCTCCGGTTCCCGCACCGGTGTAGCCACGGCTACTTCATACCTCGGCCTGGTTGCCGTGGGCGATTCCTCCATCTCCGCCGCCAAGGCCCAGGGAGGCATCAGCACGGTCTCCAGCGTAGACGTCAAACGTGAAAACATCCTTGGCGTCGTCAGCAAGTACACCACCACCGTCAAAGGCAACTAA